GAATAAAAAATACTATTAAATATATCGGCTGAAATAAATGAAAAATGATACATATTATGAATGAAAAGTCTAATCCCCCAGCTATGCTGGGGAGAATGGAATAGCTGGAAGCGGTGAGAATATCAATAAAAAACCTCCTGTGATATATTAAGAATGGTGTCGCAAGCCAAACTTAATCACAGGAGGTGGTCCATATGGACAATAAAAGTTTATCACACACAAAATGGAAATGCCAATATCACATTGTATTTATTCCGAAATACAGAAAGAAAATTTTGTATGGAAGAGTGAGAAATGATGTGAGAGAAATAATAAGCACGTTATGTAAATACAAAGATGTGGATATTATAGCAGGAGCAGTTTGCGTGGATCATATACATTTAAGTGTAGCTATTCCACCTAAAATTAGCATTGCAAATTTTATGGGATACTTAAAAGGGAAAAGTACATTAATGCTTTATGATAGACATCCAGAATTGCAAAGTAAATGGGATAAAGCATTTTGGGCAAGAGGGTATTATGTAGAAACAATTGGTAATATCACAGATGAAGCAGTACAAAAGTATATAAAAGAGCAGGCAGAGGAATCAAGGAAAGAAGATTCAAGAAGTACCGCTTTATAGCGGACCGGTAAAAGTGCTTGCGATACCGCCCTTTTGGGCGAGCAGTAAAAATGCCCTTTTGAGGGCTAATACCAAACCACCAGTTGAACTGGTGGTTGCTGACTTAGAAAATTTGCGGGGAAGATTAAGAAAAAGAGGGCAAATGCCGATACACTATATAGCTAATTATCAAGGAAGATGATTACAGAGATACAAGCGGTAGCGTATCTTTGGAAAAAAAGGACACGGAGGGAAATATGGGCAGAATAGTTGTAAACCATAACATGCAGTCGATGTATCAACATCGGCAGTTGAAGATTAATACAGAAAATGTAGACAAATCTTCAGAAAAACTTGCATCTGGTTACAAGATCAATCATGCAAATGATGAGGCGGCAGAGCTTACAGTATCTGAAGCGATGAGAAACCAGATCAGAGGTTTGAACAAGGCATCCAATAATATTCAGGATGGAATTGGTTTGGTTCAGACAGCAGATGCGGCATTGGAAGAGACCCAGACGATATTGGATCGTATGGTAGAACTGACAACACAGGCTGCAAATGATGTGAACACCGAGGAAGATCGTAAGGCAATCCAGGACGAGATCGATCAGTTGAACAAAGAGATCGACCATATTGCTTATGA
The Roseburia rectibacter DNA segment above includes these coding regions:
- the tnpA gene encoding IS200/IS605 family transposase yields the protein MDNKSLSHTKWKCQYHIVFIPKYRKKILYGRVRNDVREIISTLCKYKDVDIIAGAVCVDHIHLSVAIPPKISIANFMGYLKGKSTLMLYDRHPELQSKWDKAFWARGYYVETIGNITDEAVQKYIKEQAEESRKEDSRSTAL